A region of Microcoleus sp. bin38.metabat.b11b12b14.051 DNA encodes the following proteins:
- the galT gene encoding galactose-1-phosphate uridylyltransferase has product MSELRQNLITRDWVIIATERAKRPDEFANKKKLIVAVPPHRADCPFCVGNEEDGTLETFRLSDEHTGWKVRAIGNKYPALSPTAEWMRISSGIHRTMAGIGVHEVIVEHTRHDLTTALFTVAEVTDILLVYRQRYLEIRKSPHIETIVIFKNHGESAGTSLEHPHSQIAATPVVPSQFRSRIEAAVRYFDDTGECLFCRSLEDELASGERVIFESEYFVAFIPYAALSPFHIWIFPRRHSSSFDDITDAEITDLANSLRTVLAQLYYGLNDPDYNYSIRSVPTAEQGTKYFHWYMAIIPRVSKQAGFELGSGMFINTALPEESAQFLRSTEIPINPNFRSA; this is encoded by the coding sequence ATGTCTGAACTTAGACAAAATCTAATTACCAGAGATTGGGTAATTATCGCCACGGAACGGGCAAAAAGACCGGACGAATTTGCTAATAAGAAAAAGTTGATAGTAGCAGTCCCGCCACACCGCGCCGATTGCCCGTTTTGCGTGGGAAATGAGGAGGATGGAACCTTAGAAACTTTTCGTTTGAGTGATGAACACACGGGCTGGAAAGTCCGGGCTATTGGTAACAAATATCCCGCCCTCTCCCCGACAGCAGAATGGATGAGAATATCATCGGGAATTCATCGCACGATGGCTGGAATCGGGGTTCATGAGGTAATTGTCGAACACACGCGGCACGATTTAACTACTGCTTTGTTCACTGTTGCAGAAGTGACGGATATACTTTTAGTATACCGCCAGCGTTATTTGGAAATCAGAAAATCTCCCCATATCGAAACAATTGTGATATTCAAAAATCACGGGGAAAGTGCCGGAACTTCTCTCGAACACCCTCACTCGCAGATAGCAGCGACGCCCGTTGTACCCAGCCAATTTCGCAGCCGCATAGAGGCAGCAGTTCGCTATTTTGACGATACGGGAGAATGTCTGTTTTGCCGCAGTTTGGAAGATGAGTTAGCATCCGGTGAAAGAGTGATTTTTGAGAGTGAATATTTTGTAGCTTTTATCCCTTATGCTGCACTTTCACCTTTTCATATCTGGATTTTTCCGCGCCGACATTCGTCTTCGTTTGATGATATTACTGATGCGGAAATTACGGATTTAGCTAATAGTTTAAGAACTGTACTCGCTCAGCTTTATTACGGATTGAACGATCCAGATTACAATTATAGTATTCGATCGGTTCCCACGGCCGAACAGGGGACAAAATACTTTCACTGGTATATGGCAATTATTCCCAGAGTGTCGAAGCAGGCTGGGTTTGAGTTGGGTAGCGGGATGTTTATCAATACTGCTTTACCCGAGGAAAGTGCTCAGTTTTTGCGATCGACCGAAATTCCTATCAACCCTAATTTCCGGTCAGCCTAA